From the genome of Acidobacteriota bacterium, one region includes:
- the gatE gene encoding Glu-tRNA(Gln) amidotransferase subunit GatE yields the protein MFDFIFKPFAEMTGKDYETVGFRSGLEIHQQLLTRKKLFCRCPAGRYSDDYDAEILRHMRPTLSELGEYDGTALMEFKTKKEIIYQIKRETVCTYEMDDTPPFELNEEALDIALEIGLLYRCSMVDEIHIARKQYLDGSIPTGFQRTTIVGVNGSVPYKDRTIPIIQLGLEEDACREVSDVGHRRVYLTDRLGMPLIETVTAPAMRTPFEVAEVGEILRRTVRTTGKVRTGIGAARQDVNVSVTGGTRIEIKGVPRIPNIPLLTYNEAMRQWNLLRLREELHRRGITAEAFASRVEDVTRLLRKTRYEPIRRAVGEGKTVQCVTLFGFKGLLRWQTQTDTFFSREIMDRVRVVACLTTLPNIVHSDSASETLSTAEWQAVKKAGGSGDDDTVVLVWGDAADAATGASEIVIRAREATVGIPSETRQALRDGTNGFERILPGPDRMYPDTDLPPKKISAERLDRIRAGLPDYVWDRESWYRQLGIPADTVRPLAISPLHRVFASAVRELGLAPGFAAVALVQFPKRLARKGLDKAALTADVYRKVFELLRDGKTVREGVLLLLERAARGEPWEDGHPAAPPPDEIDGLVRRQIALLPPMPGADAEKRFRAAMRPVMGHLRGRLDGSAVAGRVREILQEVKA from the coding sequence GTGTTCGATTTCATCTTCAAGCCGTTCGCCGAGATGACCGGGAAGGACTACGAGACCGTCGGCTTCCGCTCGGGCCTCGAGATCCACCAGCAGCTCCTGACGCGGAAGAAGCTCTTCTGCCGCTGTCCCGCCGGGCGCTACTCCGACGACTACGACGCCGAGATCCTGCGCCACATGCGTCCCACCCTCTCGGAGCTGGGGGAGTACGACGGCACGGCCCTCATGGAATTCAAGACGAAAAAGGAGATCATCTACCAGATCAAGCGGGAGACGGTCTGCACCTACGAGATGGACGACACCCCGCCCTTCGAGCTGAACGAGGAGGCGCTGGACATCGCCCTGGAGATCGGCCTCCTCTACCGCTGCTCCATGGTGGACGAGATCCACATCGCCCGCAAGCAGTACCTGGACGGCAGCATTCCCACGGGCTTCCAGCGCACCACCATCGTGGGCGTCAACGGGAGCGTCCCCTACAAGGACCGCACCATCCCCATCATCCAGCTCGGGCTGGAGGAGGACGCCTGCCGGGAGGTGAGCGACGTGGGCCACCGCCGGGTCTACCTCACCGACCGCCTCGGCATGCCCCTCATCGAGACGGTGACGGCGCCCGCCATGCGGACCCCCTTCGAGGTGGCCGAGGTGGGCGAGATCCTGCGCCGCACGGTGCGCACCACCGGGAAGGTCCGCACCGGCATCGGCGCCGCCCGCCAGGACGTGAACGTCAGCGTCACCGGCGGCACCCGCATCGAGATCAAGGGGGTCCCGCGAATCCCCAACATCCCGCTCCTCACCTACAACGAGGCCATGCGGCAGTGGAACCTGTTGCGGCTGCGCGAGGAGCTGCACCGGCGCGGCATCACCGCCGAGGCCTTCGCCTCCCGGGTGGAGGACGTGACCCGCCTGCTGCGAAAGACCCGCTACGAGCCCATTCGGCGGGCCGTGGGCGAGGGGAAGACGGTCCAGTGCGTGACGCTCTTCGGTTTCAAGGGCCTGCTGCGCTGGCAGACCCAGACGGACACCTTCTTCTCCCGCGAGATCATGGACCGGGTGCGGGTCGTGGCCTGCCTGACCACGCTGCCCAACATCGTCCACTCCGACAGTGCCAGCGAGACCCTCTCCACCGCCGAGTGGCAGGCGGTCAAGAAGGCCGGCGGCAGCGGCGACGACGACACCGTGGTGCTGGTCTGGGGCGACGCCGCCGACGCCGCCACCGGCGCCTCGGAGATCGTGATCCGGGCGCGGGAGGCCACCGTCGGCATCCCCTCGGAGACGCGCCAGGCCCTCCGGGACGGCACCAACGGCTTCGAGCGGATCCTCCCCGGCCCCGACCGCATGTACCCCGACACCGACCTGCCCCCCAAGAAGATCAGCGCCGAGCGGCTCGACCGCATCCGGGCCGGCCTGCCCGACTACGTCTGGGACCGGGAGAGCTGGTACCGGCAGCTCGGCATCCCGGCGGACACGGTTCGGCCGCTGGCCATCTCCCCCCTGCACCGGGTCTTCGCGTCCGCGGTCAGGGAACTCGGCCTCGCCCCGGGCTTCGCCGCCGTCGCGCTGGTGCAGTTCCCCAAGCGCCTGGCCCGGAAGGGGCTCGACAAGGCCGCCCTCACCGCCGACGTGTACCGGAAAGTTTTTGAGTTGCTCCGGGACGGGAAGACCGTCCGGGAAGGGGTCCTGCTCCTCCTGGAGCGGGCCGCCCGCGGGGAGCCCTGGGAGGACGGCCACCCCGCCGCCCCCCCGCCGGACGAGATCGACGGCCTCGTCCGCCGGCAGATCGCCCTGCTGCCCCCCATGCCGGGGGCGGACGCCGAGAAGCGCTTCCGCGCCGCCATGCGGCCCGTGATGGGCCACCTGCGCGGCCGGCTCGACGGGTCCGCCGTGGCCGGGCGCGTCCGGGAAATCCTGCAGGAGGTGAAGGCATGA
- a CDS encoding L-2-amino-thiazoline-4-carboxylic acid hydrolase has product MEIDRRCCLRSLVIGAGLCAAPFGLAATDGERKGLEEEILAMLKREMRDRAGLFKALVKKYGPGVLESVRDYVESSTAERLRAADLPRRDLDAILELIWKPSSGTLDWEVEAKSPGELRIRVTRCLYADEMRRRDAADIGFAFYCAFDDGFCRGFNPDLSFRRTKTLMAGDDCCNHTYTLTPSEPRPSGSG; this is encoded by the coding sequence ATGGAAATCGATCGTCGATGCTGCCTGAGGTCGCTGGTGATCGGTGCGGGCCTGTGCGCGGCGCCGTTCGGCCTCGCCGCAACGGACGGGGAACGCAAGGGGCTCGAGGAGGAGATCCTGGCCATGCTCAAGCGCGAGATGCGCGATAGGGCCGGGCTGTTCAAGGCACTGGTGAAGAAGTACGGCCCCGGCGTGCTGGAGTCGGTCCGGGACTACGTGGAAAGCTCCACCGCGGAGCGCCTCCGGGCCGCCGACCTCCCCCGGCGCGACCTCGACGCCATCCTGGAGCTGATCTGGAAACCGTCCTCCGGGACCCTGGATTGGGAGGTGGAAGCGAAGTCACCCGGGGAGCTGCGAATCCGCGTCACGCGGTGCCTTTACGCCGACGAGATGCGCCGCCGGGACGCCGCCGACATCGGATTCGCTTTCTACTGCGCCTTCGACGACGGTTTCTGCCGCGGGTTCAACCCCGACCTGAGCTTCCGCCGCACCAAAACCCTCATGGCCGGCGACGACTGTTGTAACCACACCTACACGCTCACCCCGTCAGAGCCGCGACCGTCAGGGAGCGGTTGA
- the nfi gene encoding deoxyribonuclease V (cleaves DNA at apurinic or apyrimidinic sites) — protein MDTDRHGCFSGSPPGPTNPVDDAIRVHPCSSVVNEVGFPPVRTTAEAAAVQHRLASQVSLEPLKGPIDRVLGADVHVAGDTGYAVLVVVDTATLRPVETVEAEAPVEFPYVSGFLSFREIPPILAAFARLSARPDLVLCDGQGIAHPRGLGLASHLGLVLGIPTIGCAKSRLVGAHGPLPFARGSRVPLVYGGREVGRVVRTRDGVAPLFVSPGHRVDFDGAVEWTLICCGRFRLPEPTRLAHQAARRRSRQAGHPSLDPGPQTGPQDPTPG, from the coding sequence ATGGACACGGATAGACACGGATGCTTCTCCGGATCTCCTCCGGGGCCGACTAACCCGGTGGACGATGCGATCCGCGTTCATCCGTGTTCATCCGTGGTGAACGAAGTCGGTTTCCCCCCCGTCCGCACTACGGCGGAGGCGGCGGCAGTTCAGCACCGACTGGCTTCGCAGGTCAGCCTGGAGCCGCTGAAAGGGCCCATCGACCGGGTCCTGGGCGCCGACGTTCACGTGGCGGGGGACACCGGCTACGCGGTCCTGGTGGTGGTGGACACCGCCACCCTCCGGCCGGTCGAGACCGTCGAGGCGGAGGCGCCGGTGGAATTCCCCTACGTCTCCGGGTTCCTCTCCTTCCGCGAGATCCCGCCGATCCTGGCCGCCTTCGCCAGGCTCTCCGCACGCCCGGACCTCGTCCTGTGCGACGGCCAGGGGATCGCCCACCCCCGCGGCCTGGGCCTCGCCTCCCACCTCGGGCTGGTCTTGGGGATTCCCACCATCGGCTGTGCCAAGAGCCGGCTGGTGGGAGCCCACGGCCCGCTGCCCTTCGCCCGGGGGAGCCGGGTGCCGCTGGTCTACGGGGGCCGGGAGGTGGGCCGCGTGGTCCGCACCCGCGACGGAGTCGCGCCGCTCTTCGTTTCCCCCGGCCACCGGGTGGATTTCGACGGGGCCGTGGAATGGACCCTGATTTGCTGCGGCCGCTTCCGTCTCCCCGAACCCACCCGCCTCGCCCACCAGGCCGCCCGCCGCCGCAGCCGCCAGGCGGGACACCCAAGCCTTGACCCGGGACCTCAAACCGGGCCACAGGACCCAACTCCAGGGTGA
- a CDS encoding HEAT repeat domain-containing protein produces the protein MKRTAVLVLMALALSALVAAPPQQVTKTLSVQGLIYDLKHPDADRREESAKILGDKEVRAAVPALIEAADDPEAKVRAAVLYALDRIRDMRALPVFIKLTADRDEGIRKTAINAIVRLYVLDEGGFVAGSKKVLSFFNPFDSNYNDLIVEPYVPVSPDAVQALAARLSDPSNGVRKGAVMSLGILRGRGALSAMAEKLPAEPKNDIRIEYFRSFYKIGDPSACGALIPFVNDPEKDVHDEAILVAGLLRCPEAVEPLMDIFESGIKERDKILKVVPASRPEDLQIKCLQALALIGDPRAEKLFVAALNHKITGMQMAGAEGLARIANPAHRDTLEAARERSEERRNQLSLDFALYRVGRPGALEEMVSELGSVRYSDQVFDYLAGFSPEECPRLFPLLRSSKGKVRVKLIDALGLAGGRDTLAELESYTHDSNTDVANAAINAIRRLRAKLGE, from the coding sequence GTGAAACGAACCGCCGTTCTCGTGCTCATGGCCCTCGCCCTGTCCGCCCTGGTCGCCGCCCCGCCCCAGCAGGTCACGAAGACCCTGTCCGTCCAGGGGTTGATCTACGACCTCAAGCACCCGGACGCCGACCGCCGCGAGGAGTCCGCGAAGATCCTGGGGGACAAGGAGGTCCGCGCCGCGGTGCCCGCCCTGATCGAGGCCGCGGACGACCCCGAGGCGAAGGTCCGCGCCGCCGTTCTCTACGCCCTCGACCGGATCCGCGACATGCGGGCCCTGCCCGTGTTCATCAAGCTCACCGCCGACCGGGACGAGGGGATCCGCAAGACCGCCATCAACGCCATCGTGCGGCTCTACGTCCTGGACGAAGGTGGTTTCGTCGCCGGCTCCAAGAAGGTGCTCTCCTTCTTCAACCCCTTCGACAGCAATTACAACGACCTGATCGTCGAGCCGTACGTCCCCGTCAGTCCCGACGCCGTCCAGGCGCTGGCCGCCCGGCTGAGCGACCCCTCCAACGGGGTCCGCAAGGGGGCGGTGATGAGCCTGGGCATCCTCCGGGGCCGCGGGGCGCTGAGCGCCATGGCGGAAAAGCTCCCTGCCGAGCCCAAGAACGACATCCGGATCGAGTATTTTCGCTCCTTCTACAAGATCGGCGACCCCTCGGCCTGCGGGGCCCTGATCCCCTTCGTCAACGACCCCGAGAAGGACGTGCACGACGAGGCCATCCTGGTGGCCGGCCTGCTGCGCTGTCCCGAGGCGGTGGAACCGCTGATGGACATCTTCGAGTCCGGCATCAAGGAACGGGACAAGATCCTCAAGGTGGTCCCCGCCTCCCGGCCCGAGGACCTCCAGATCAAGTGCCTCCAGGCCCTGGCCCTGATCGGGGACCCGCGGGCGGAGAAGCTCTTCGTGGCCGCCCTGAACCACAAGATCACGGGGATGCAGATGGCGGGGGCCGAAGGGTTGGCCCGCATCGCCAACCCGGCGCACCGGGACACCCTGGAGGCCGCCCGGGAGCGCTCCGAGGAGCGCCGCAACCAGCTCTCCCTGGACTTCGCCCTCTACCGCGTCGGCCGCCCCGGCGCCCTGGAGGAGATGGTGAGCGAGTTGGGCAGCGTCCGCTACAGCGACCAGGTGTTCGACTACCTCGCCGGCTTCTCCCCGGAGGAATGTCCCCGGCTCTTCCCGCTGCTCCGGTCCAGCAAGGGGAAGGTGCGCGTGAAGCTGATCGACGCCCTGGGCCTCGCCGGCGGAAGGGACACCCTGGCCGAGCTGGAGTCCTACACCCACGATTCCAACACCGACGTGGCCAACGCCGCCATCAACGCCATCCGCCGCCTCCGCGCCAAGCTGGGCGAGTGA
- a CDS encoding HD domain-containing protein produces the protein MSPGLREISETLREDGYAFLVVGESARRLYSGERPSTLQVWTNADLLYLARRFDARPLGGTGEEAGASVPALPRVAEDASVSLDAGGCLLKVESDPLLPGVLGKIPLARLKPVAVRRPFTADALLFDPGRSRFLDPSGCLTDIRGKRLRLLAPPAANPLRNLPALFRAVRMEVEEGFTPDPALLEALRGMALPLDRPALPHYRLGLLDVLTGSSPQAGLARLDDLGVLGRVIPEMEDLKGCPQDKDYHPEGDVFTHTLECFRRVRKASPALGLSLLLHDVAKPLTLAMNKRNLHFPGHSTRGAEVAGQVLRRLGFDRALIEEVKFCIRNHLLPVVVYKLSEEEVVRLVRHPAFPTLLRLYREDVRGSMGDLASYRDLVRRIAPYRPVTPSTEEDE, from the coding sequence GTGAGCCCCGGGCTTCGGGAGATTTCCGAGACCCTCCGCGAAGACGGTTACGCCTTCCTGGTGGTGGGCGAGTCCGCCCGCCGGCTCTATTCGGGGGAACGGCCATCCACCCTCCAGGTGTGGACCAACGCCGACCTCCTCTACCTTGCCCGGCGCTTCGATGCCCGCCCCCTCGGCGGGACCGGCGAGGAGGCGGGGGCTTCCGTTCCCGCCTTGCCCCGGGTGGCGGAGGACGCCAGCGTGAGCCTGGACGCCGGGGGATGCCTCCTGAAAGTGGAGAGTGATCCCCTGCTCCCCGGAGTCCTGGGGAAGATCCCGCTGGCCCGCCTGAAGCCGGTTGCCGTCCGGCGACCCTTCACCGCCGACGCCCTCCTCTTCGACCCGGGCCGCTCCCGGTTCCTGGACCCGTCGGGCTGCCTGACGGACATCCGGGGCAAGCGCCTGCGGCTCCTCGCGCCCCCGGCCGCCAACCCGCTGCGGAACCTCCCCGCCCTCTTCCGGGCCGTCCGGATGGAAGTCGAGGAAGGCTTCACCCCCGACCCGGCGTTGCTCGAGGCCCTCCGGGGGATGGCGCTGCCGCTGGACCGGCCGGCGCTGCCGCACTACCGCCTGGGGCTGCTGGACGTGCTGACGGGCTCGAGCCCCCAGGCCGGCCTGGCGCGCCTGGACGACCTGGGCGTTCTGGGGCGGGTCATCCCCGAGATGGAGGACCTCAAGGGCTGCCCGCAGGACAAGGACTACCACCCCGAAGGCGACGTCTTCACCCACACCCTCGAGTGTTTCCGCCGCGTGCGGAAGGCCTCGCCGGCCCTCGGGCTCTCCCTGCTGCTCCACGACGTCGCCAAGCCGCTGACCCTGGCCATGAACAAGCGAAACCTTCACTTCCCCGGCCACTCCACCCGGGGTGCCGAGGTGGCCGGCCAGGTCCTCCGTCGGCTGGGCTTCGACCGGGCGCTCATCGAGGAGGTCAAATTCTGCATACGGAACCATCTGCTCCCGGTCGTTGTCTATAAACTGTCGGAGGAGGAGGTCGTCCGCCTCGTTCGTCACCCGGCGTTCCCAACCCTGCTTCGGCTCTACCGGGAGGACGTGCGGGGAAGCATGGGCGACCTGGCCTCGTACCGGGACCTGGTGCGGCGGATCGCACCGTACCGGCCCGTCACCCCGTCTACGGAGGAGGACGAATGA
- a CDS encoding methyltransferase domain-containing protein codes for MTPPSPTDPLPFVYETVAAFQKSRVLLSAVSAGVFEALAPGALTLDDLAARTGTHPRPLRMVLDVLVGLGFLAKTGPAYANTALADAFLVPGRPRYLGDIFRHQDSLWSSWSTLSTVLRTGAAVPRADIPRPFPPGEQTRHFIQGMKNLAVLLAPALLSAFDLSGRRRLLDLGGGPGWHSLELCRKHPQLEAVVFDHPDVAAIGRENVREAGLAGRVRYVEGDFLADDVGSGFDCALVANIIHSYSQDDNRAILRKAAGALVPGGLLAVVDFFVDEGRTGPMFNLLFAVNMLVNTEGGDTYPASDVRRWLVEAGLETVGDPFPLNDRSTLLLAGKPAREAE; via the coding sequence ATGACCCCCCCGAGCCCGACCGACCCGCTTCCCTTCGTTTACGAGACCGTGGCGGCGTTTCAAAAGTCCCGGGTCCTCCTCTCCGCCGTGTCCGCCGGCGTGTTCGAGGCCCTCGCCCCGGGCGCCCTGACCCTGGACGACCTCGCCGCCCGCACCGGCACCCACCCCCGGCCGCTCCGGATGGTCCTGGACGTTTTGGTTGGCCTCGGTTTCCTCGCGAAGACCGGCCCGGCCTATGCCAACACCGCCCTGGCGGACGCGTTCCTCGTCCCCGGCCGGCCGCGCTACCTCGGCGACATCTTTCGCCACCAGGACAGCCTCTGGAGTTCCTGGAGCACGCTGTCGACCGTCCTCCGGACGGGCGCCGCGGTCCCCCGGGCGGACATCCCCCGGCCGTTCCCGCCGGGGGAGCAGACCCGGCACTTCATCCAGGGCATGAAGAACCTCGCCGTCCTGCTGGCGCCGGCGCTCCTCTCGGCGTTCGACCTTTCCGGGCGGCGGCGCCTGCTGGACCTCGGCGGGGGTCCGGGCTGGCACAGCCTCGAGCTTTGCCGGAAACACCCGCAACTGGAGGCCGTGGTCTTCGATCATCCCGACGTGGCCGCCATCGGGCGGGAGAACGTCCGTGAAGCCGGCCTCGCGGGGCGGGTGCGCTACGTGGAGGGGGACTTCCTCGCCGACGACGTGGGGAGCGGCTTCGACTGCGCGCTGGTGGCCAACATCATCCACAGCTATTCGCAGGACGACAACCGGGCGATCCTCCGGAAGGCCGCCGGCGCGCTTGTCCCCGGGGGCCTGCTGGCCGTGGTGGACTTCTTCGTGGACGAGGGCCGGACCGGGCCCATGTTCAATCTCCTGTTCGCCGTCAACATGCTGGTGAACACCGAGGGGGGTGACACCTACCCCGCGTCGGACGTCAGGCGATGGCTGGTTGAGGCCGGCCTGGAAACGGTCGGGGACCCCTTCCCCCTCAACGACCGTTCCACCCTGCTCCTGGCCGGGAAACCGGCCCGGGAGGCGGAGTGA
- the rlmB gene encoding 23S rRNA (guanosine(2251)-2'-O)-methyltransferase RlmB, protein MPLIYGIHPVREALRSGTVERLVVRQESDNRRLAELVGLARAVGVDVRFERPERLDALCEGKPHQGVAAFAAPAPLADAEDLLDRVGGDALFLLLDGIEDPQNLGAILRSADGAGASGVFVPKRRSAPLSDAAWKASAGAAQHVPVARVPNLVQVMERLKERGVWVTGTDAEASLAWHEADFTGPTALVFGREGEGLHRLVREKCDFLVKLPMRGSVSSLNVSVSAGILLYEVLRQRSRGR, encoded by the coding sequence ATGCCCCTCATCTACGGCATCCATCCCGTGCGGGAAGCGCTCCGGTCGGGCACCGTCGAGCGCCTGGTCGTCCGGCAGGAGTCGGACAACCGACGCCTGGCCGAACTGGTGGGGCTGGCCCGCGCGGTGGGCGTCGACGTCCGGTTCGAGCGCCCGGAGCGCCTGGACGCCCTGTGCGAGGGGAAACCCCACCAGGGGGTGGCCGCCTTCGCCGCGCCCGCCCCGCTGGCCGACGCGGAGGACCTCCTGGACCGCGTCGGCGGCGACGCCCTCTTCCTGCTCCTGGACGGCATCGAGGACCCCCAGAACCTGGGGGCCATCCTCCGCAGTGCCGACGGGGCGGGGGCGAGCGGCGTGTTTGTGCCCAAGCGGCGGAGCGCCCCCCTCTCGGACGCCGCCTGGAAGGCGTCCGCCGGGGCCGCCCAGCACGTCCCCGTGGCCCGCGTCCCCAACCTGGTCCAGGTCATGGAACGCCTGAAGGAGCGAGGCGTCTGGGTGACGGGGACCGACGCGGAGGCCTCCCTCGCCTGGCACGAGGCGGATTTCACCGGCCCCACGGCCCTGGTGTTCGGGCGGGAAGGGGAGGGCCTCCACCGCCTCGTCCGGGAGAAGTGCGACTTTCTCGTGAAGCTGCCCATGCGGGGCTCCGTCTCCTCCCTCAACGTTTCCGTGAGCGCCGGGATCCTTCTCTACGAGGTCCTCCGCCAGCGCTCCCGCGGGCGCTGA
- a CDS encoding molybdopterin-binding protein: MKISARNVLSGTVVKVTHGAVNTEVVLDIGNGVHVVSIISRESAEKLGLAEGTKAWAVIKASSVMLATD; the protein is encoded by the coding sequence ATGAAGATCAGCGCCCGCAACGTCCTGAGCGGCACCGTGGTCAAGGTCACCCACGGGGCGGTCAACACCGAGGTGGTCCTCGACATCGGGAACGGCGTGCACGTGGTGTCCATCATCTCCCGGGAGTCCGCCGAAAAACTGGGGCTGGCGGAGGGCACGAAGGCCTGGGCCGTCATCAAGGCCTCCAGCGTGATGCTGGCGACGGACTGA
- a CDS encoding DUF1848 domain-containing protein: MIVSASRATDIPACLPAWFRERWRAGFVERVNPFSGKPALVSFARTRVLVFWTKNPAPFFPVLDELDASGVHYYFQFTLNDYAAEGLEPGLPSPGERVETFRRLAGRLGPDRVVWRFDPLILAHGLTVGSLARKVDGLAARLSGSTRKLVISFADVTNYPAVRARVGDPGIGWREFTGAEREDLAGALAATARREGLEIGACAEPFPLDRFGVPPNRCIDDVLLARLFPGDEALMRFLGRPVGGGDPAPDPRLKDRGQRKACGCIVSRDIGSYGTCRLGCVYCYARRSSGPLSPEPMEGTFSAETGLTQGPCRS; the protein is encoded by the coding sequence GTGATCGTCTCCGCCAGCCGCGCCACAGACATCCCGGCGTGCCTTCCGGCGTGGTTCCGGGAGCGGTGGCGGGCGGGCTTCGTGGAGCGGGTGAACCCCTTCAGCGGCAAGCCGGCCCTTGTGAGCTTCGCCCGGACCCGCGTCCTCGTCTTCTGGACGAAGAACCCGGCGCCTTTCTTTCCCGTCCTCGACGAACTGGACGCGTCGGGGGTCCACTACTACTTCCAGTTCACGCTCAACGATTACGCGGCGGAGGGGCTCGAACCGGGCCTGCCGTCCCCGGGGGAGCGGGTGGAGACCTTCCGGCGCCTGGCGGGCAGGCTCGGGCCCGACCGGGTGGTCTGGCGCTTCGACCCGCTGATCCTGGCACACGGGCTCACCGTCGGGAGCCTCGCCCGCAAGGTCGACGGCCTGGCTGCCCGGCTGTCCGGTTCCACGCGAAAACTGGTGATCAGCTTCGCGGACGTGACGAACTACCCGGCGGTCCGCGCCCGGGTGGGTGACCCGGGCATCGGCTGGCGGGAGTTCACCGGGGCGGAGCGGGAGGACCTGGCCGGGGCCCTGGCGGCGACGGCCCGCCGGGAGGGTTTGGAAATCGGCGCCTGTGCCGAACCCTTCCCCCTCGACCGCTTCGGGGTCCCCCCCAACCGGTGCATCGACGACGTCCTGCTGGCGCGGCTGTTCCCCGGCGACGAGGCGCTCATGCGCTTTCTGGGGCGGCCCGTCGGCGGGGGCGACCCGGCTCCGGACCCCCGGCTCAAGGACCGGGGCCAGCGCAAGGCCTGCGGCTGCATCGTCAGCCGGGACATCGGGTCCTACGGCACCTGCCGCCTCGGCTGCGTCTACTGTTACGCCCGGAGGTCGTCCGGGCCCCTCTCCCCCGAACCGATGGAAGGAACCTTTTCGGCAGAGACGGGTCTAACACAGGGGCCCTGCCGGTCGTGA
- a CDS encoding TonB family protein produces MKHVPPVFPEFARHARLQGMVIVLIVVDALGKVRCAKAVSGHALLKPGAVKAALQWEFRPLVRAGKTYAFRGCLLFRAELLGQGWTDEERENACLRDLRFRFADRAAQ; encoded by the coding sequence GTGAAGCACGTCCCGCCCGTTTTCCCGGAATTCGCCCGCCATGCCAGGCTGCAAGGGATGGTCATCGTCCTGATCGTCGTGGATGCACTGGGGAAGGTCCGGTGTGCCAAGGCGGTGTCCGGCCATGCCCTGCTGAAGCCGGGTGCGGTCAAGGCGGCCCTGCAGTGGGAGTTCCGTCCCCTGGTGAGAGCGGGGAAAACCTATGCCTTCCGGGGTTGCCTCCTGTTCCGGGCGGAACTTCTCGGGCAGGGTTGGACGGACGAGGAGCGGGAGAATGCCTGCCTGCGCGACCTCCGGTTCCGGTTCGCCGACCGGGCTGCCCAATGA
- a CDS encoding DUF4349 domain-containing protein: MARRSAILSFFLLFMLLGCAKSDRSAPAPESTARAAKTADEPGAMPAPPAEAPSSPPADKTEAQAVAPGSGGSVLDPEAVKKAQSVALKLIKTGNLRMRVDKYAEARAALGRIVAEHQGYISQEREETTDTTVTGDLAIRVDSARFDALVEALVKLGAYVHAKNVNVKDVTEEYVDVAARLKAKREVEAQYLQILKQAKNVRETLDVEQYLRQIQEEIEAAEGRLRYLDNQISLSTLQVSMYENLPGGPKRDPQERGFFGKLWDAFGDGWDSIKRTFIGEVRNWPGWVIFLVLVWVGVKVFKRMRKAGHFKRREAPAWIPPTYSQYPAPTGPFPTGPMPPPSGPAAPAAPGGSASASVPEEKPQGT, from the coding sequence ATGGCCAGACGATCGGCGATATTGTCGTTCTTCCTCCTGTTCATGCTGCTCGGGTGCGCCAAGTCGGACCGTTCGGCGCCGGCCCCCGAATCGACCGCCCGGGCTGCCAAAACGGCGGACGAGCCGGGGGCGATGCCGGCCCCGCCGGCCGAGGCGCCGTCCAGCCCGCCCGCGGACAAGACCGAAGCGCAGGCGGTCGCCCCGGGGAGCGGCGGGAGCGTCCTGGACCCCGAGGCGGTGAAGAAGGCCCAGTCCGTCGCGCTCAAGCTCATCAAGACCGGGAACCTTCGGATGCGGGTGGACAAATATGCCGAGGCCCGGGCCGCCCTCGGCCGCATCGTGGCCGAGCACCAGGGGTACATTTCCCAGGAACGGGAGGAGACCACGGACACCACCGTCACGGGCGACCTGGCGATCCGTGTCGACTCCGCCCGGTTCGACGCCCTCGTGGAGGCCCTGGTCAAGCTTGGCGCGTACGTCCATGCCAAGAACGTGAACGTGAAGGACGTGACCGAGGAGTACGTGGACGTGGCCGCCCGGCTCAAGGCCAAGCGGGAGGTGGAGGCCCAGTACCTCCAGATCCTCAAGCAGGCGAAGAACGTCCGGGAGACCCTGGACGTGGAGCAGTACCTCCGCCAGATCCAGGAGGAGATCGAGGCCGCCGAGGGCCGGCTGCGCTACCTCGACAACCAAATCTCCCTCAGCACCCTCCAGGTGTCGATGTACGAGAACCTGCCCGGCGGCCCGAAGCGGGACCCCCAGGAACGGGGGTTCTTCGGGAAGCTCTGGGACGCCTTCGGCGACGGGTGGGACTCCATCAAGCGGACCTTCATCGGGGAGGTCCGGAACTGGCCGGGTTGGGTGATCTTCCTTGTCCTCGTCTGGGTGGGGGTGAAAGTGTTCAAACGGATGCGGAAGGCGGGGCACTTCAAGCGCCGGGAAGCGCCGGCCTGGATTCCGCCGACCTATTCGCAATATCCCGCACCCACCGGGCCGTTCCCCACCGGGCCAATGCCGCCGCCGTCCGGCCCGGCGGCACCCGCCGCCCCCGGGGGGAGCGCATCGGCGTCCGTCCCGGAGGAGAAACCGCAGGGAACCTAG